TGCGATTTTTCCTTTATTCTCTCCATTAATTTCCAAGGTAATCATATTTCCGGGAAACCAGCGCAGAACATGTTCGTCCCCTTTTTTAGTTCCATCTGTATATAGGGATATGTATTCCTTAATTAAAGGCTCAATACTTTTGTATTCTTCATCTGTCAAGGTTTTATGAAATCCTGCAAAAAAAGCTTCTTGAACAGTTTTTAAATCGGCTTCATACACCCATTTAATCGTGAATTGTTTGATTTGACCGTCTTTTAACATTTCATCAAAAACAGCAGCTCGCTTCATTTTAACAGGATTATGTAAATAGTAACCGATTGCATAAATGTTAATGAAAAATTTAGATCTTACGGCTGTTCCTGCTAAGTTCAGGGTAATGTCAGAGTTGTTGTCTTCAAAATGAACTTCAGAAGGGAAACACAAGCGAGTGGAAGGTTCAATGACATCAGTTGCTACGACTGAAAGAGTAAAACTGAGAGCGCCTAGAATTAGCAGTAGTGTTTTTTGCATGGAAGATCTCCTAAAAATGATTATGTTTTGTGTAGCATAGAAGGAAAATGAAAGCAAGAGGCTCTCATACTCAAAGAAAGTAAACTAAAAGGGAGCATATCTTAAGATTTGATTACTCGTTGCTTTATGATTTTTTTATAGTCGGTTTGGTTCGATTAAATAAAAACATAGTTATTTTGACCGATTGGTGAAGTCCATAGTAAAAGGACTTTTAATAGAAAATTAACTTTGCTCTTATTAAAGAAAATTTCAGTTAGATACTCCTTTCTTTGGGTATCTCCTGCAGACTTTTTGTAATCGTTCTTAAGGGTTCACTTTTACCTATGCGTATTATTGTGGGAGACGTTTTTTTTTGATTGTCGTGTCTAAGATGGTTGTTGATAGTACTTTAGAATTGTATCGGGAAAGCTTGCCATACTGGCCATGAGGCATGTTGATGTAATTTTCTATAAAAAATTCACGTATTGTCTTATTCATGAATCAAAGCAAAAGTGGCAATTGAAAGTCTTAGAGCGGACAATCAATAGCAAGTTTCAACTAACAAAAGCAGGTTTCGACCGAAGATTGGCCAAATGAGGCCAAGTCGATCAATTACAAGTCATGCATTTTTATTGCGTTCGTCTTACTAGGGTGTTGAACGAGTTTGCATTGGTTTGTTTGATTTCAGGCAACGCAATTTAACGAAAATAATGAGTC
This genomic window from Parachlamydia acanthamoebae contains:
- a CDS encoding chalcone isomerase family protein; the protein is MQKTLLLILGALSFTLSVVATDVIEPSTRLCFPSEVHFEDNNSDITLNLAGTAVRSKFFINIYAIGYYLHNPVKMKRAAVFDEMLKDGQIKQFTIKWVYEADLKTVQEAFFAGFHKTLTDEEYKSIEPLIKEYISLYTDGTKKGDEHVLRWFPGNMITLEINGENKGKIAHPVFAKGLWRIWFDSKSIVSRNKLVKNLLD